The following coding sequences are from one bacterium window:
- the mutM gene encoding bifunctional DNA-formamidopyrimidine glycosylase/DNA-(apurinic or apyrimidinic site) lyase: MPELPEVETIVRGLQQQIIGQKIIKVSVHLPKIIKQETKEFASQLKDTQIQGISRRGKMIIITLSNNLSLVIHLKLSGQIVYTSPRSPMANHTHLVIELSGGNQLRYIDLRQFGYVILTKTSILSQLTQLAGLGDEPLKISLSDFKRLISTKKGRIKSLLLNQSFLAGIGNIYADESLHLARIHPLQLASTLTQSQIKILYQSIRNVLTAAILYRGSSISNYVDSSGQEGGYQRFHRVYQREGQMCVTCQEKISRIKIGGRSSYFCPHCQKLNFRMNMDKHR, from the coding sequence ATGCCAGAATTACCTGAGGTAGAAACTATTGTTCGTGGATTACAACAACAGATTATTGGCCAAAAAATTATTAAGGTAAGTGTCCATCTGCCTAAAATTATCAAGCAGGAAACAAAGGAGTTTGCCTCACAACTAAAGGATACACAGATACAGGGCATCAGTCGTCGGGGCAAGATGATTATCATTACTCTTTCAAATAACCTCAGTCTGGTTATTCATCTTAAACTTAGTGGTCAAATTGTTTATACTTCACCCCGGTCACCAATGGCAAATCATACCCACCTTGTTATTGAACTATCTGGTGGTAATCAATTACGATATATAGACCTGCGTCAGTTTGGTTATGTTATCTTAACCAAAACATCGATATTATCCCAGCTTACGCAATTGGCGGGACTTGGTGATGAGCCGCTGAAGATTTCATTATCCGATTTCAAAAGATTAATTTCTACGAAAAAGGGGCGGATAAAGTCGTTATTACTTAATCAATCATTTCTGGCTGGAATTGGCAATATTTATGCAGATGAATCCTTACATCTGGCACGGATTCATCCCCTTCAATTAGCCTCAACATTGACTCAATCGCAAATAAAAATACTTTATCAATCTATCAGGAATGTCTTAACCGCGGCGATTCTGTATCGAGGTTCAAGTATCAGCAACTATGTTGATTCAAGTGGTCAGGAAGGCGGTTATCAGAGATTCCATCGGGTTTATCAACGGGAAGGGCAAATGTGCGTTACCTGTCAGGAAAAGATATCGCGAATAAAAATAGGCGGTCGCTCAAGCTATTTTTGCCCGCATTGCCAAAAACTGAACTTTCGTATGAATATGGATAAACACAGATGA
- a CDS encoding penicillin-binding transpeptidase domain-containing protein, translating to MVTRSYRERILVFIIIISLISFFLIIRLFYIQLVQSRKMSGLAKGEHTKILQIELARGTIFDCNLQELAMSIEVDSIYSQPNRIERPYKTAIQLSNILGMNPTTLYKKLTHNSSFVWLKRKVEKKQSQKIRELNIKGIDFLKEYKRFYPKNHLGAHLIGFVGLDNEGLEGIESIYDKYLKAGINRLVVLKDGEGRTILCPQNNPLVKKASNGNDIILTIDEIIQHHAEAELKNICEEQKAKSGSIIVMVPKTGEILAWAIYPFYNPNCFSQFPSHQYRNTIVTDIFEPGSTFKIFSAIALLKEGLIPSEKTYFCPGHIQIGNKTIHCHHPHGTQNLEGIIANSCNVGMAQCIHRLSDRKFYSHILEFGFNESTKIGLSGEEKGLLPKPKDWSRLSKYTIAIGQGISVTPLQLIMAVGAIANNGVLMKPIVIKAIKTPQGKIIKEFKPTPVRQVVPLELIPQINKMLTKVVTDGTGESAQINGYEIAGKTATAQKVDANGKYSPDKFIASFIGYLPADDPKVIILVIVDEPKGTYWGGTIAAPTFKKVAKRIISYMGILPTKPLAEEQSQHKG from the coding sequence TTGGTCACAAGATCATACCGTGAGAGAATCCTTGTCTTTATTATTATTATTTCCTTGATTTCTTTTTTTCTGATTATCCGATTATTTTATATCCAGCTTGTCCAATCCAGGAAAATGAGTGGATTGGCAAAAGGTGAACATACTAAAATCTTACAAATCGAATTAGCCAGAGGAACTATATTTGATTGCAACCTGCAAGAATTAGCCATGAGTATTGAGGTAGATTCAATCTATAGTCAACCAAACCGAATCGAAAGACCATACAAAACCGCAATTCAACTATCAAATATCTTAGGAATGAACCCAACCACTCTCTATAAAAAATTAACTCATAATTCATCTTTTGTCTGGTTAAAAAGGAAGGTAGAGAAAAAACAATCACAAAAGATAAGAGAATTAAATATTAAGGGAATAGATTTCTTGAAAGAGTATAAACGCTTTTATCCTAAAAATCATTTAGGGGCTCATCTCATAGGTTTTGTTGGATTAGATAATGAAGGATTAGAAGGAATTGAATCAATCTATGATAAATATTTAAAAGCAGGAATTAATCGTCTGGTAGTTCTGAAAGATGGAGAGGGTAGAACTATTTTATGCCCACAAAATAATCCACTTGTAAAAAAGGCATCAAATGGAAATGATATTATTCTTACCATAGATGAAATTATTCAACATCACGCTGAAGCAGAGCTGAAAAATATCTGTGAGGAGCAGAAGGCTAAATCTGGTTCAATAATTGTTATGGTCCCAAAGACTGGAGAGATATTAGCCTGGGCTATTTATCCTTTTTATAATCCTAATTGTTTTTCTCAATTTCCATCTCATCAATACAGGAATACAATTGTTACGGATATTTTTGAGCCTGGTTCTACTTTCAAGATATTTTCTGCCATTGCTTTACTCAAAGAAGGATTAATTCCATCTGAAAAAACATATTTTTGCCCGGGACATATCCAGATAGGGAATAAAACTATTCACTGCCATCATCCACATGGAACTCAAAATCTGGAAGGGATTATCGCCAATTCCTGTAATGTCGGAATGGCACAATGTATTCACCGGCTAAGTGACAGAAAATTTTATTCACATATTTTAGAATTCGGTTTTAATGAGTCGACTAAAATTGGACTTTCTGGAGAAGAAAAAGGGTTATTACCTAAACCTAAAGATTGGTCCAGACTGTCTAAATATACAATAGCTATTGGACAGGGAATCTCAGTTACTCCATTGCAATTAATTATGGCCGTCGGGGCGATTGCTAATAATGGCGTTTTAATGAAACCAATCGTTATAAAGGCAATTAAAACTCCGCAAGGAAAAATAATCAAGGAATTTAAACCCACGCCGGTAAGACAGGTTGTTCCTTTAGAATTAATTCCACAAATAAATAAGATGTTGACAAAGGTTGTAACTGATGGCACCGGGGAATCAGCCCAAATTAATGGCTATGAGATTGCCGGGAAAACCGCCACGGCTCAGAAGGTCGATGCAAATGGCAAGTATAGTCCTGATAAATTTATTGCCTCTTTTATTGGTTACCTGCCCGCAGATGACCCCAAAGTAATTATTTTGGTCATTGTAGATGAACCAAAAGGCACATATTGGGGAGGAACAATTGCCGCACCCACATTTAAAAAAGTGGCAAAAAGAATCATATCCTATATGGGAATCCTTCCGACTAAACCATTAGCAGAGGAACAAAGTCAGCACAAAGGATAA
- a CDS encoding methyltransferase, which produces MKKYLIFALILIGFTSTLAQILLMRELAVVFYGNELSFGITIAGWLFWTAIGSSLIGRLVDRLKKSAQLFAILQILFPLIIALEIFLVRDIRHILGIVPGVMIGFFPMLISCFFVLLPLCLLTGFLFTLGCKVYTVSKKEVAPQIGYVYIYDGLGDILGGIVFTYVLVYLFHSFDMFSFLFILNLLSGFLILRRFPIICLFLLVLVTLTIFSGLPNFLQQLSQKLQWQGYNLIITKDSIYGNIAISREENQYTFYESGLPIFSLPDKVSAEQLIHFPMVMHPEPKQILIIGGGIAGGLTEILKHPQTEVDYVELDPMVIELSKKYLPKEDLQSFKQSNVHLMDGRLFVKRATKRFDLIIVNLPDPATAQLNRFYTKEFFKEIKNILNPDGIFSIKISSNENYFSQELKNLNGCIYKTLKAVFPSVTIAPGEKLLFFASPQKGVLTYDTQSLARRFTGRNIQTTYVDEYYFPYRLLQDRITFVKKVIEDYKGLVNSDFHPIGYFYEMVFWSTQFDTRLGTTFNWFSKINLNWILGILIILFISQLVICKKRPITAIPIAIMTTGYAGLSLEIILIFGFQVLYGYVYHRIGIIVASFMFGLVIGTLWMNQILNKINDKQGIRILSRIEFSIFLYSFLLPLIFLLLSRLNSQASIFMAVEILFPILTIITGIFVGAEFPLANKLYLKNFQRIGKTAGLIYGFDLFGACLGGLLSTILFIPILGIFQCCFISGLLNLTSFILVFKIGRRFAGYSTY; this is translated from the coding sequence ATGAAGAAATATTTAATATTCGCCTTAATATTAATAGGTTTTACTTCTACGCTGGCTCAGATACTATTGATGCGGGAGTTAGCCGTCGTATTTTACGGCAATGAACTATCATTTGGAATAACAATAGCCGGTTGGTTATTCTGGACGGCTATTGGCAGTTCACTTATCGGTCGCCTGGTAGATAGATTAAAAAAATCTGCACAACTCTTTGCTATTCTTCAAATACTCTTTCCTCTAATCATTGCCCTGGAAATATTCCTGGTAAGAGATATTCGGCATATTTTGGGCATTGTGCCCGGGGTAATGATTGGATTTTTCCCAATGCTGATAAGTTGTTTCTTTGTGCTCCTGCCTCTTTGTCTTTTAACTGGCTTTTTATTTACACTTGGCTGTAAAGTCTATACTGTATCAAAAAAAGAGGTTGCCCCACAAATAGGTTATGTGTATATCTACGATGGACTGGGTGATATTTTAGGAGGCATTGTTTTCACTTATGTTCTGGTCTATTTATTTCATTCCTTTGATATGTTTTCCTTCCTTTTTATTCTTAATTTACTCAGTGGATTTTTGATTCTACGCCGTTTCCCCATTATCTGTCTTTTCCTTTTAGTTTTAGTTACTCTAACTATCTTCTCTGGTCTGCCTAACTTTTTACAACAACTCTCTCAAAAACTTCAATGGCAGGGATATAATTTAATAATAACTAAGGACTCTATCTATGGGAATATTGCGATTAGTCGTGAAGAAAATCAATACACCTTTTATGAAAGTGGTCTGCCTATATTTTCGCTACCAGATAAAGTTTCTGCAGAACAACTTATTCATTTTCCAATGGTGATGCATCCTGAGCCAAAACAGATACTTATCATTGGCGGAGGTATTGCTGGCGGATTAACAGAGATTCTTAAGCACCCGCAGACCGAAGTTGATTATGTTGAATTAGACCCGATGGTCATAGAACTATCTAAAAAATATCTACCAAAAGAAGATTTACAAAGTTTTAAGCAGTCCAATGTCCATCTTATGGATGGCAGATTATTTGTTAAAAGAGCGACAAAAAGATTTGATTTAATCATTGTCAACCTGCCAGACCCCGCGACTGCTCAGTTAAATAGATTCTACACAAAAGAATTTTTTAAGGAGATAAAAAATATCTTAAATCCAGACGGTATCTTTTCAATAAAAATAAGTTCAAATGAGAATTATTTTAGTCAGGAGTTAAAGAACCTTAATGGTTGTATCTATAAAACATTAAAAGCGGTATTCCCTTCGGTGACCATTGCTCCCGGGGAAAAATTACTCTTTTTTGCCAGCCCCCAAAAAGGGGTTTTGACCTATGATACGCAATCTTTAGCCAGAAGATTTACCGGGAGAAACATACAAACTACCTATGTCGATGAATATTATTTTCCATATCGTCTGCTTCAAGATAGAATAACCTTTGTCAAAAAGGTAATTGAGGATTACAAGGGGTTGGTGAATAGTGATTTTCATCCTATTGGTTATTTTTATGAAATGGTATTCTGGTCAACACAGTTTGATACCCGCCTGGGGACAACCTTTAATTGGTTTTCAAAAATAAATCTGAACTGGATACTGGGCATACTAATTATCTTATTCATTAGCCAGTTAGTTATTTGTAAAAAAAGACCTATTACTGCCATACCCATAGCGATTATGACCACCGGCTATGCTGGATTATCCTTAGAGATAATATTAATCTTTGGTTTTCAGGTTTTGTATGGCTATGTTTATCATCGCATTGGGATAATCGTTGCCTCATTTATGTTTGGGTTAGTCATTGGCACCTTATGGATGAATCAAATATTAAATAAGATTAATGATAAGCAGGGAATACGCATCTTATCCAGAATAGAGTTCTCTATCTTCCTTTATTCATTTCTCCTGCCATTAATATTCTTACTCCTTTCCAGGCTAAATAGTCAGGCAAGTATTTTTATGGCGGTTGAGATATTGTTTCCGATTTTAACCATTATTACAGGCATTTTTGTTGGTGCAGAATTTCCATTAGCTAATAAACTTTACCTTAAAAACTTCCAGCGAATTGGCAAAACAGCTGGATTAATTTATGGGTTTGATTTATTTGGAGCCTGTCTGGGCGGGCTTTTATCTACGATTTTATTTATCCCTATCTTAGGAATATTTCAGTGTTGTTTTATCTCCGGTCTCCTTAACCTGACATCTTTTATTCTGGTTTTTAAAATAGGACGCAGATTTGCAGGATATAGCACTTATTAG
- a CDS encoding SNF2-related protein, whose product MSAKGCKFTSGGIIRDRRLEVEIYPHKPRIEAIVISDNPQNPPLALKIWTLDDEGITELCTCAKPCKYNEALIKPALPQHIDAQMHQEICRFRNNFGIRNDKVTISMVNVPSQPFLFDSLDNFKLNGAWKNKSLIHQIRKRFDAIPKDEDNEDGILLYEELIKRAKQHITKKQFTKAEYVLKEAIRTLPESPQAYYELGKLYKVQERLKEAEKTVNIALSYLRKISTTIDQPLYNLPYKQAEEELIAIKNLREKKKQQKEDNIWRQIEKKDIEQPKSQYQPKVIVSIQFDNSNQQILTAIANEQFDGPRFFNLLVHAQRISLFQSFEQLLCLDSVNIEHYQYQIESARKVLRRFAGRAILADEVGLGKTIEAGLVLKEYFIRGLVSKVLILTVPSLVSQWQEEMETKFDLKFITTDSAEFDTKDTNFWAKHDLIIASLHTAKRENHRQAIHQLEYDLLIIDEAHHLKSKSTISWQFVNDIKKKFVLLLTATPVQNNLEELYNMITILKPGQLKTLSTFKRNFVTRGNPKKPKNKQRLRELLAEVMIRNTRAQADIRIPKRHAKTIKIQLQQPEMDIYLRVSDFIRGEYCSLNLNNNALNKFLLMMLQREIGSSVMAVIPTLKKMSENPNLNDTQRKRFSKLYKEAYEVNESTKINALRYIFNSINGEKCIIFTQFLETQKLIHQYLHQEGIPTSIFNGRMSSTDKNLSIKEFQDENQVLISTEAGGEGRNLQFCHIMLNYDLPWNPMRIEQRVGRICRVGQKKETYIFNLSSENTIESYILAILDEKINMFELVLGEMDMILGNLDDDKDFEETVMDIWTGVTSNDELDKKMQEFGNLLQSAKQSYLSTKELDAALFGEDYEVE is encoded by the coding sequence ATGAGTGCAAAAGGATGTAAATTCACCTCCGGAGGTATTATTAGAGATAGGCGGTTAGAGGTTGAAATATACCCACACAAACCACGAATTGAAGCAATAGTTATCTCTGATAATCCTCAAAATCCCCCATTAGCATTAAAAATCTGGACTTTAGATGATGAAGGAATTACTGAATTATGTACATGTGCGAAACCTTGTAAATATAACGAAGCATTAATTAAACCAGCATTACCTCAACATATCGATGCACAAATGCATCAGGAAATATGTAGATTCAGAAATAACTTTGGTATTCGCAATGATAAGGTAACAATATCAATGGTAAATGTCCCTTCCCAACCTTTCTTATTTGATTCTCTCGATAATTTTAAACTTAATGGAGCCTGGAAAAATAAATCATTAATACACCAAATTCGTAAAAGGTTTGATGCTATACCTAAAGATGAGGATAATGAAGATGGAATTTTATTATATGAAGAGCTTATTAAGCGGGCTAAACAACATATAACAAAAAAACAATTTACTAAAGCAGAGTATGTCCTTAAAGAGGCAATACGGACTCTTCCTGAATCTCCCCAAGCATATTATGAATTAGGTAAACTATATAAAGTGCAAGAAAGATTAAAAGAGGCAGAAAAAACAGTTAATATTGCTCTATCTTATCTAAGGAAAATAAGTACCACCATAGATCAACCACTTTATAACCTACCGTATAAACAAGCAGAAGAGGAACTTATTGCTATAAAAAATCTTAGGGAGAAGAAAAAACAACAAAAAGAGGATAATATATGGAGGCAAATAGAGAAAAAAGATATAGAGCAGCCCAAAAGCCAGTATCAGCCAAAGGTAATAGTTTCTATTCAATTTGATAATTCTAACCAACAGATACTTACTGCTATTGCTAATGAGCAGTTTGATGGACCCAGATTTTTTAATCTTTTAGTTCATGCACAAAGAATATCACTATTTCAGAGCTTTGAACAACTACTTTGTCTTGACTCAGTAAATATTGAGCATTATCAGTATCAGATTGAGAGTGCCAGAAAAGTACTACGACGATTTGCTGGTAGAGCTATATTAGCAGATGAGGTAGGCTTAGGTAAAACTATTGAGGCAGGTTTGGTTTTAAAGGAGTACTTCATTCGTGGATTAGTATCTAAAGTATTAATATTAACTGTGCCATCATTAGTATCTCAATGGCAGGAGGAGATGGAGACAAAATTTGACCTAAAATTTATCACTACTGATTCAGCAGAATTTGACACTAAGGATACTAATTTCTGGGCAAAGCATGATTTAATCATTGCCTCACTTCATACCGCTAAGCGAGAAAACCATCGCCAGGCAATACATCAGCTTGAATATGACCTGTTGATTATTGATGAGGCTCATCACCTAAAATCTAAATCTACCATTAGTTGGCAATTTGTCAATGATATAAAGAAAAAATTTGTCCTGCTACTTACTGCTACACCTGTCCAGAACAATTTAGAAGAACTTTATAATATGATTACTATTCTTAAACCAGGACAATTAAAGACATTAAGTACATTTAAGCGAAATTTTGTCACAAGAGGTAATCCTAAAAAACCCAAAAATAAACAAAGACTACGAGAACTACTTGCAGAGGTAATGATTCGTAATACACGTGCCCAGGCAGATATTAGGATACCGAAAAGACATGCCAAAACTATTAAAATACAACTACAACAACCTGAAATGGATATATACCTCCGTGTATCAGATTTTATAAGAGGTGAATATTGCTCATTAAACCTAAATAATAACGCTTTAAATAAATTTCTACTTATGATGTTACAGCGTGAGATTGGCAGTAGTGTTATGGCAGTAATACCTACTTTAAAGAAGATGAGTGAAAATCCTAACCTTAATGATACACAGAGAAAGAGGTTTTCAAAACTCTATAAAGAGGCATATGAAGTAAATGAAAGTACTAAAATAAATGCCTTGAGATATATCTTTAACTCTATAAATGGAGAAAAATGCATAATCTTTACTCAATTCTTAGAGACACAAAAACTTATTCATCAATACCTTCATCAGGAAGGAATACCTACATCTATTTTTAATGGTAGAATGTCTTCAACAGATAAAAACTTAAGTATAAAGGAATTTCAAGACGAAAATCAAGTACTTATCTCCACTGAGGCAGGTGGTGAGGGGAGGAATTTACAATTTTGCCATATAATGCTAAACTATGACCTCCCATGGAATCCAATGCGGATAGAACAGCGTGTAGGTAGAATTTGTCGGGTAGGGCAGAAGAAAGAAACATATATCTTTAACCTATCAAGCGAGAATACTATCGAGTCCTATATCCTGGCTATACTTGATGAGAAAATAAATATGTTTGAATTAGTCCTGGGTGAGATGGATATGATTTTAGGTAATTTAGATGATGATAAAGATTTTGAAGAAACTGTTATGGATATATGGACTGGAGTTACTTCTAATGATGAGTTAGATAAAAAGATGCAAGAGTTTGGCAATTTACTACAATCTGCTAAACAAAGTTACTTGAGTACAAAGGAATTAGATGCGGCATTATTTGGTGAGGATTATGAAGTAGAATGA